From one Gracilibacillus salinarum genomic stretch:
- a CDS encoding carbohydrate ABC transporter permease, whose protein sequence is MNRFRLEKTVPYIVLSLIGILFLLPLLWVIFASFDANAKQALSMPSSFTLTNFSAILSDPANIRAFIIGLFLSIGQATLVVIVGVLAAYPLSRYALKYKKPFMFSILFMTSLPITAVMVPVYQLFMFLNLQDSLVATMLFLTASGLPYGIWMLKNFMDAVPLELEESAWVDGASIWTCLRKVVAPLMVPGICTVAIFTFSMSWGNFFVPYILIQSPDKFPASVTIYQFFGTYGMVEYGKLAAFSVIYTMPAVILYLFSQKFMSKGFSFGGATKG, encoded by the coding sequence ATGAACCGTTTTAGATTAGAAAAAACAGTTCCCTATATTGTCTTATCATTGATTGGTATCTTATTTCTATTACCATTATTATGGGTGATTTTCGCCTCCTTCGATGCCAATGCGAAACAAGCATTATCGATGCCATCATCGTTTACACTGACTAATTTTTCTGCCATTTTGTCAGATCCGGCGAATATTCGAGCCTTTATCATCGGTTTGTTTTTATCTATTGGGCAAGCAACACTCGTTGTAATTGTCGGCGTACTTGCAGCCTATCCATTGTCACGATATGCTTTAAAATATAAAAAACCATTTATGTTTAGTATTCTTTTCATGACCTCTTTACCAATCACCGCAGTAATGGTGCCAGTCTATCAGTTGTTTATGTTCTTAAACTTGCAAGATTCGTTAGTAGCCACTATGTTATTCTTAACAGCATCTGGTCTACCGTACGGCATTTGGATGCTAAAAAACTTCATGGATGCCGTTCCTCTAGAACTAGAAGAATCAGCCTGGGTAGATGGTGCATCGATTTGGACTTGTTTACGAAAAGTAGTAGCACCACTAATGGTACCCGGCATTTGTACTGTCGCGATCTTTACTTTTTCTATGAGTTGGGGAAACTTTTTTGTCCCATACATTCTCATTCAGTCACCAGATAAATTCCCAGCTTCCGTCACCATCTATCAATTCTTTGGTACCTATGGGATGGTCGAATATGGAAAACTAGCAGCATTCTCGGTCATTTATACGATGCCTGCTGTCATTCTTTATTTATTCTCACAGAAGTTTATGTCAAAAGGATTTAGTTTCGGTGGAGCAACCAAGGGTTAG
- a CDS encoding alpha-mannosidase, translating into MFWTVKKLEKQISELASYRYRSAKPITSFSYLLDEQGEIAAQPPQQGNWLPMSIGDRWEGRDKYLWLQTEMDLPKDWNQSTIIGVFNFGKTGGGHNSGFESLLYVNGKAYQGVDANHQEVFIDSTLAGTTLSLCFRLWSGLEGGGAPTIQEHQLRTAFLAQLDTVIDDLYFTAKATIETIKYLEENQPERVELLKLLDQSFHVVDWAIPGDETFYQSCNQALSILKNRLSKIPNHHPVTVNAIGHTHIDVAWLWRLKHTREKTARSFSTVLRLMERYPDYIFLQTQPQLYEYIKNDYPDIYEQMKERIKEGRWETEGGMWLEADCNLISGESMVRQLLYGKQFFQKEFGKNCEYLWLPDVFGYSWALPQILVKSGINTFMTTKISWSQYNKMPHDTFKWRGIDGTEILTHFITTPEDEHWFYTYNGKVTPRTIKGIWESYRDKAVNNELILSYGYGDGGGGVNREMLEMIERYDRMPGLPNVKTGRADQYFRRLQETVEQTDQYVHTWDGELYLEYHRGTYTSQAHNKRMNRKMELLLRDAEWLQVLRSIIQKKWHDYPQAELYDAWKIVLRNQFHDIIPGSSIREVYEDSSLEYEEANQLARSAYDQASKALVTDNESNTYTIFNSGSFDRTELAEIDEADDTLQWYDDEEQLLQAQRTKDGKWVVQVKDIPALGASAIHYQRGNSKFSSKFLYTNTGITTPNLTISWNEQGQLTSILDIQSDKQLLSKQANGNVLQVFEDKPMQYDAWDIDIYYQEKMREIEICSSISLVEEGPVRAVVQFKWQYANSTITQEMIVYADNSRIDFATFVDWHERQQLLKVAFPVDIRATEATYDIQFGNVKRPTHWNTSWDLARFETVGHQWADLSETGYGISLLNDCKYGYDIKDNIIRLTLIKSAIAPDIEQDQGSHYFTYSFYPHNGDWQAGRTVQEAWSLNNPLQAKKGKFAYPSVISMDTDNVMIDAIKKAEDHDKLFLHLHEYTGASSRVHLACPFTVTSWQECNLMEEAISDKQSGSPIQFEIKPYEIKAFMIEFKS; encoded by the coding sequence ATGTTTTGGACTGTAAAAAAATTAGAAAAGCAAATATCAGAATTAGCTTCTTATCGGTATCGCAGCGCGAAACCTATTACCTCATTTAGCTATTTGCTAGACGAACAGGGAGAAATCGCTGCCCAACCTCCTCAACAAGGTAATTGGTTACCAATGAGTATTGGTGACAGATGGGAAGGAAGAGACAAATATCTTTGGCTCCAGACAGAAATGGACCTGCCAAAAGATTGGAATCAATCTACTATTATTGGCGTATTTAATTTTGGCAAAACAGGTGGTGGGCATAACTCTGGCTTTGAATCCTTACTGTATGTGAATGGCAAAGCCTATCAAGGAGTAGATGCTAATCATCAGGAGGTTTTCATCGATTCCACTCTAGCTGGTACAACGCTTTCTCTTTGTTTCCGATTATGGTCCGGACTAGAAGGTGGCGGTGCTCCAACCATCCAGGAACATCAACTCCGAACTGCCTTTTTGGCACAACTTGACACAGTCATCGATGACCTCTATTTCACAGCAAAAGCTACCATTGAGACCATCAAGTATTTGGAAGAAAACCAACCTGAACGAGTCGAACTATTAAAATTGTTAGACCAATCCTTTCATGTGGTTGACTGGGCTATCCCTGGCGATGAGACCTTCTATCAATCTTGTAATCAAGCATTATCTATTTTGAAAAATCGACTAAGCAAGATACCAAATCACCATCCAGTGACCGTCAATGCCATCGGTCATACGCATATTGATGTGGCATGGCTGTGGCGCTTAAAGCATACTAGAGAGAAAACTGCGCGCTCTTTTTCAACAGTTCTTCGGCTCATGGAAAGATATCCGGATTATATTTTTCTACAAACACAACCACAATTATATGAGTATATAAAAAACGATTATCCAGATATATATGAACAAATGAAAGAACGAATTAAAGAAGGACGCTGGGAAACTGAGGGAGGGATGTGGTTAGAAGCAGATTGCAACCTCATCTCAGGTGAGTCAATGGTACGTCAGTTATTGTATGGTAAACAATTTTTTCAGAAAGAATTCGGTAAGAACTGTGAATACTTATGGCTTCCAGATGTATTCGGTTATAGCTGGGCCTTACCACAAATTCTCGTTAAATCAGGTATTAACACATTTATGACGACAAAAATCAGCTGGAGTCAGTATAACAAAATGCCACACGATACCTTTAAGTGGCGCGGGATAGATGGTACAGAAATCCTGACCCATTTTATTACAACACCAGAGGATGAACATTGGTTTTATACGTACAATGGAAAAGTCACACCAAGAACAATTAAAGGTATCTGGGAATCTTACCGCGATAAAGCAGTCAACAATGAATTGATTCTTTCCTATGGCTATGGAGATGGTGGTGGCGGAGTAAACCGGGAAATGCTTGAGATGATCGAACGATATGACCGAATGCCTGGTCTTCCAAATGTAAAAACAGGGAGAGCTGATCAGTATTTTCGCAGATTGCAAGAGACGGTTGAGCAAACCGATCAATATGTCCACACATGGGACGGAGAATTATATTTAGAGTACCATCGTGGCACTTACACAAGTCAAGCCCATAATAAAAGAATGAATCGAAAAATGGAACTGTTACTTCGCGACGCCGAGTGGTTGCAAGTACTTCGATCGATCATACAAAAAAAATGGCATGATTATCCGCAAGCTGAACTTTATGATGCTTGGAAAATTGTCTTACGGAACCAATTTCACGATATCATTCCTGGATCATCGATACGAGAAGTCTATGAGGATAGCAGTCTCGAATATGAAGAAGCGAATCAGTTAGCCAGATCTGCCTATGATCAGGCCTCAAAGGCATTAGTAACTGACAACGAATCGAATACCTATACTATTTTTAATTCAGGGTCATTTGATCGAACCGAACTTGCTGAAATCGATGAAGCGGATGATACCTTACAATGGTACGATGACGAAGAACAGCTATTACAAGCACAACGGACAAAGGATGGCAAATGGGTCGTTCAAGTAAAAGACATCCCAGCACTTGGAGCATCTGCTATTCACTATCAACGGGGTAATTCAAAATTTAGCAGCAAATTTTTATACACTAATACTGGGATTACCACCCCCAACCTGACCATATCCTGGAACGAACAAGGTCAGCTTACCAGTATTCTGGACATTCAATCTGACAAGCAACTTTTATCAAAGCAAGCCAACGGCAATGTCTTACAAGTATTCGAAGACAAACCAATGCAATATGATGCATGGGATATCGATATCTATTACCAGGAAAAGATGAGAGAAATTGAAATTTGTTCGTCGATCTCGTTAGTGGAGGAGGGGCCTGTTCGAGCTGTCGTGCAATTCAAATGGCAATATGCAAATTCCACGATCACCCAAGAAATGATCGTCTACGCTGACAATTCAAGAATTGATTTTGCCACATTTGTCGATTGGCATGAACGACAGCAGCTGTTGAAAGTAGCATTCCCTGTTGATATTCGCGCAACAGAAGCCACCTATGATATTCAATTTGGTAATGTAAAAAGACCAACACATTGGAATACGAGCTGGGATCTCGCCCGCTTTGAAACTGTCGGTCATCAATGGGCAGATTTATCGGAAACAGGATACGGAATCAGTCTCTTGAATGATTGTAAATATGGCTATGACATCAAGGATAATATCATACGGTTGACTTTAATCAAATCGGCGATCGCACCAGATATCGAGCAAGACCAAGGCTCACACTATTTCACTTACTCCTTTTATCCACACAATGGAGATTGGCAGGCTGGAAGAACTGTGCAAGAAGCATGGTCATTAAATAACCCACTACAAGCCAAGAAAGGAAAGTTCGCTTACCCTTCTGTCATATCGATGGATACAGACAATGTCATGATTGATGCCATCAAAAAGGCAGAAGATCATGACAAATTGTTCCTGCATCTTCATGAATATACAGGTGCAAGCTCTAGGGTTCATCTTGCATGTCCTTTTACTGTAACATCATGGCAAGAATGCAATCTGATGGAAGAAGCAATCAGTGACAAGCAATCGGGCTCGCCTATACAATTTGAAATAAAACCATATGAAATAAAAGCATTTATGATCGAATTTAAATCGTAA
- a CDS encoding glycosyltransferase family 2 protein, protein MSKLITVLVPAYNEETVIEAFYERLNKVTNSISHYQFEILFVNDGSKDKTLQIIKKLRASDGRISYVDLSRNFGKEIAMLAGFDYSKGEAVIIIDADLQDPPELISEMISYWEQGYDDVYAKRSNRKGETWLKKSTSKTFYRILKKTTKIPIQEDTGDFRLLDRRCINALRQLRESQRYTKGLFSWLGFKKKEILFNRDPRAAGETKWNYPKLIGLAIEGITSFTTYPLKVSSLLGMFISIGAFIYMFVVIIKTLVFGEGVTGYPSLMSVILFLGGIQLLSLGVIGEYLGRIFNETKKRPVYLVQEYNEKKELFIHEVK, encoded by the coding sequence ATGTCCAAGTTAATAACCGTACTAGTACCAGCATATAACGAAGAAACTGTGATAGAAGCTTTCTACGAGCGATTAAATAAGGTAACAAATAGTATAAGCCATTATCAATTTGAAATCCTTTTTGTAAATGACGGTAGTAAAGATAAAACACTGCAAATTATAAAAAAATTACGTGCATCCGATGGAAGAATATCTTATGTGGATTTATCGCGAAATTTTGGAAAAGAAATAGCTATGTTAGCTGGCTTTGACTATTCAAAAGGAGAAGCGGTTATTATTATCGATGCAGATTTGCAGGATCCTCCCGAACTTATTTCTGAGATGATTTCCTATTGGGAACAAGGATATGATGATGTCTATGCCAAACGGAGTAACCGAAAAGGAGAAACATGGTTAAAGAAATCAACCTCTAAAACATTTTATAGAATTTTAAAAAAGACAACGAAAATTCCTATTCAGGAAGACACAGGGGATTTTCGTTTATTAGATCGCAGATGCATTAATGCACTGCGTCAATTGAGAGAATCGCAAAGATATACGAAAGGGTTGTTTAGCTGGTTAGGATTTAAGAAAAAAGAAATCCTCTTTAATAGGGACCCGCGTGCAGCAGGTGAAACAAAATGGAATTATCCAAAATTAATTGGCTTGGCTATTGAAGGAATTACGTCGTTTACTACTTATCCTTTGAAGGTTTCATCCTTGTTGGGAATGTTTATTTCAATAGGGGCTTTTATTTATATGTTTGTTGTGATCATTAAAACACTGGTTTTCGGAGAAGGCGTAACAGGTTATCCCTCTTTAATGAGTGTCATCTTATTTCTCGGGGGTATTCAATTGTTATCTCTAGGGGTTATAGGCGAATACTTAGGACGAATATTTAATGAAACGAAAAAAAGGCCTGTATATTTAGTCCAGGAGTATAATGAAAAAAAGGAATTATTCATCCATGAAGTTAAATAA
- a CDS encoding carbohydrate ABC transporter permease, translated as MNSSSKTLTIRSIFFLLPSWLLLLIFFIGPILLTFYFSFTNLALTGAQAQQMQFVGFDNFVMMFQDANFRISVVKTILFLLLSAIIGQQLLGFLLAFLMKEKNTTFRRIIGIIIIAGWVTPEIVVAFCWVAFLNDNGTLNAIIQALGMNGVTWLYTFPLISVCIANIWHGTAFSMLVFQASLDDVPKSIEEAAKIDGASKLQILFRLIIPIVKGSIVTNMILVTLQTLGVFTLIYAMTGGGPGTATQTLPIFMYNQAFVNYQLGYGTAISLVLLLIGVVASLFYIRSMKVQL; from the coding sequence AGTAGTTCTAAAACACTTACCATCCGGTCGATTTTCTTTCTACTACCTTCTTGGTTACTATTATTAATCTTTTTTATAGGACCAATCCTTTTAACATTCTATTTTTCTTTCACCAACCTAGCTCTTACTGGCGCACAGGCACAACAGATGCAATTTGTCGGTTTTGACAACTTTGTTATGATGTTTCAGGATGCTAACTTTCGAATCAGTGTGGTAAAAACAATTCTCTTCCTGTTGCTGTCTGCTATCATTGGTCAGCAGCTATTAGGGTTTTTACTAGCTTTTTTGATGAAAGAAAAGAACACAACCTTCCGAAGAATTATTGGCATTATCATAATTGCCGGCTGGGTGACCCCTGAAATCGTCGTGGCATTCTGCTGGGTAGCCTTCCTGAATGATAACGGCACCTTAAACGCCATCATACAGGCACTAGGAATGAATGGAGTGACATGGCTTTATACATTTCCGCTGATTAGCGTCTGCATCGCCAATATCTGGCATGGGACTGCATTTTCTATGCTCGTCTTTCAAGCTTCCTTGGACGATGTACCAAAAAGCATCGAAGAAGCAGCAAAGATTGACGGCGCATCGAAATTACAAATTTTGTTCCGTCTAATTATACCGATTGTAAAAGGATCGATTGTAACGAACATGATCCTTGTTACTCTACAGACGTTAGGTGTATTCACCCTAATCTATGCCATGACAGGTGGTGGTCCTGGCACTGCAACACAAACCTTACCAATCTTTATGTATAACCAAGCATTTGTTAATTATCAACTTGGTTACGGAACAGCTATCTCACTTGTTCTCCTACTGATCGGGGTTGTAGCTAGTCTTTTCTATATTCGTTCCATGAAAGTGCAATTGTAG
- a CDS encoding glycosyltransferase family 39 protein has protein sequence METNITFFKKNILILLIVLLSTVLSIIFLQQKINYHIDELLTYSLANSTSYIDVEPGEKYNAYGEFQESFLSTPEETNFDYANVWRNQANDVHPPFYYVIVHTISSVFSGEFSPYIGIAVNLIFNAFIIVLLYKFAMLITGNKFAAFLTSVFWAVNPGVISDMMFIRMYIMTMFFCLWIAYIHLKNIKLGNTVDYKFYISVYLVSLAGALTHYYFLILTFFICAIFVFYLLFRKQWRKLFIYIGAYVSMLVSVIVLFPSIYDHILGGGQRGEESIENFMSTNGYLSTLHSFWGKISDNLFGGYLLFFVIAIVIIMIASNMRLRNQNMASGNSFWMVVYLLVVCSLYFFLISNIAVYTVERYLQPIFPLIVLIFICLLHGAMRTLLNQNNSLVVCCILLLLISVNGYWKTTSFEYLQKDSAEALQIAEQYQGNDVIYLYDRTWKIPTHYMELANYKSVTFYKMNDLAMLYEKENYDEFVVYSQSEDTTIMEELVEHLPAVESYTKLNNYGYCTVYYLE, from the coding sequence ATGGAAACTAACATTACATTCTTTAAAAAAAATATACTAATATTACTGATTGTTCTTCTATCTACTGTACTTAGCATCATTTTCTTGCAACAAAAAATAAACTATCACATTGATGAACTGCTTACATACAGTCTTGCAAACAGTACTAGTTATATCGATGTTGAACCAGGCGAAAAATATAATGCTTATGGGGAATTCCAGGAATCGTTTTTGAGCACACCCGAAGAAACGAACTTTGACTATGCTAACGTCTGGCGAAATCAAGCAAATGATGTACATCCCCCTTTCTATTATGTCATCGTGCATACGATCAGTTCTGTATTTTCTGGGGAGTTTAGTCCGTATATCGGTATTGCAGTCAATCTTATTTTTAATGCTTTTATTATCGTATTGCTTTATAAATTCGCTATGCTAATTACAGGTAACAAATTTGCAGCATTTCTGACGAGTGTATTTTGGGCGGTAAACCCTGGCGTTATCTCTGATATGATGTTTATTCGTATGTATATTATGACCATGTTTTTTTGTTTATGGATTGCATATATCCATTTGAAGAATATTAAACTGGGGAACACCGTTGATTACAAGTTTTACATCTCTGTGTATCTTGTTTCATTGGCTGGGGCATTAACGCATTATTATTTTTTAATATTAACCTTTTTTATTTGTGCCATATTCGTTTTTTATTTACTTTTTAGAAAACAGTGGAGGAAATTATTTATCTATATTGGGGCGTATGTAAGTATGCTCGTTTCTGTTATTGTTTTGTTCCCGAGTATTTACGATCATATCCTTGGTGGCGGTCAACGTGGAGAAGAATCAATAGAGAACTTCATGAGTACGAATGGTTATCTATCAACTTTGCATTCTTTTTGGGGTAAGATCAGCGATAATTTATTCGGTGGTTATTTACTGTTTTTTGTGATAGCGATAGTGATAATCATGATTGCTTCAAATATGCGTTTAAGAAATCAAAACATGGCTAGTGGTAATTCTTTTTGGATGGTTGTCTATTTGTTGGTGGTATGCAGTTTGTATTTCTTTCTCATTTCAAATATAGCTGTTTACACAGTAGAAAGATATCTGCAGCCAATATTTCCGCTTATTGTCCTTATTTTTATATGCTTATTGCATGGGGCAATGAGAACTCTTTTGAATCAAAACAATTCTCTTGTCGTTTGTTGTATCTTGCTTCTTTTAATTTCTGTAAATGGTTACTGGAAAACAACTTCTTTCGAGTATTTACAGAAAGACAGTGCAGAAGCATTACAGATTGCAGAGCAATATCAAGGCAATGATGTTATTTATTTATATGACCGTACTTGGAAAATACCGACACATTATATGGAACTAGCAAATTATAAAAGCGTCACCTTTTATAAAATGAATGATCTTGCCATGTTATATGAAAAGGAGAATTATGATGAATTTGTTGTTTACAGTCAATCAGAGGATACCACTATTATGGAAGAGCTTGTAGAGCACTTGCCGGCTGTAGAATCGTATACCAAACTGAACAATTATGGATATTGTACCGTCTACTATTTAGAATAG
- a CDS encoding GntR family transcriptional regulator translates to MTSLYEQMYQSLKADIKNGKFQVGDRIPSETSLAEQFQVSRITSKKALEKLMNEGLVYRQRGRGTFVSEMKHHSQNLVKSKSHPPTFGLIMTSLDASFGNELVSSLIEKSNVPATVIVRVSSGIPENEAKIIEELLDIGVHGISIVPAHSEHYSQEILKLVINQFPLVLLDRSIKGIGVNSVSTNNQAASQEGVHYLMELGHEHIAVLMPSNYKTTSIEDRINGIVHAYAENNLMVNRNLWFSNIQSTLPQPASSRSEDVQRIKQHLQEHPNITAIFALEYNIAILAKKAITELNIQVPKDMAIICFDSTPFNDMEYNFTHIKQNETELGKQTIQRLTEMYNGNYEIRREYVPATLVEGSTT, encoded by the coding sequence ATGACATCCTTATATGAACAAATGTACCAATCCTTAAAAGCTGATATTAAGAATGGAAAATTCCAAGTAGGTGATCGAATTCCTTCAGAAACCAGTCTAGCAGAACAATTTCAAGTGAGCAGAATAACGAGTAAAAAGGCATTAGAAAAGCTGATGAACGAAGGTCTCGTCTATCGCCAGCGCGGTAGAGGAACCTTCGTATCAGAGATGAAGCATCATTCGCAAAACTTAGTAAAATCAAAATCCCATCCCCCAACATTTGGATTAATCATGACTAGCCTTGATGCCAGTTTTGGAAATGAATTGGTCTCTTCTCTAATCGAAAAATCTAATGTCCCTGCTACTGTTATCGTCAGAGTCTCTTCTGGCATTCCGGAGAATGAAGCCAAAATAATAGAAGAATTATTAGATATAGGTGTTCATGGCATATCAATTGTTCCTGCTCACTCTGAGCATTACAGTCAGGAGATATTAAAACTAGTAATCAATCAATTTCCTTTAGTATTGCTCGATCGCTCGATTAAAGGAATTGGTGTGAATTCTGTCTCTACAAATAATCAAGCTGCTTCACAAGAGGGTGTTCACTACTTAATGGAATTAGGTCACGAGCATATTGCCGTACTAATGCCTTCCAATTACAAAACCACCTCCATTGAAGATCGCATCAACGGCATTGTGCACGCATATGCAGAGAATAATTTGATGGTAAATCGCAACTTATGGTTCTCCAACATCCAGAGCACTCTGCCACAGCCTGCCAGCTCGAGAAGCGAAGATGTACAACGCATAAAACAACACCTCCAAGAACACCCTAACATTACTGCTATTTTTGCCCTGGAATATAATATTGCCATTCTAGCAAAAAAGGCAATAACAGAACTTAACATACAAGTACCAAAGGACATGGCCATCATTTGCTTCGATAGCACACCATTTAATGATATGGAGTATAATTTTACACATATCAAACAAAATGAAACAGAACTGGGTAAACAAACGATACAGCGATTAACAGAAATGTACAACGGCAATTATGAAATTCGTAGAGAATATGTACCTGCAACCTTAGTTGAAGGCAGTACAACATAA
- a CDS encoding GtrA family protein, whose translation MKLNKEIISYILFGIMTTLVNLTVYVLLTSVFAWHYQVATVTAWIAAVLFAYFTNKSYVFKAKYSNIFLMFKSFGVFVFYRVLSLLVDLFVMYVLIEIFYINDLVTKIIANIIVVMFNYLTSKWFVFKESSSSS comes from the coding sequence ATGAAGTTAAATAAGGAAATAATCAGCTACATACTATTCGGGATAATGACTACACTGGTGAACCTTACCGTTTACGTATTGCTGACGAGTGTATTTGCATGGCATTATCAAGTAGCAACCGTGACAGCATGGATCGCAGCTGTGTTATTTGCTTACTTTACAAATAAATCCTATGTTTTCAAAGCTAAGTATTCGAACATTTTCTTGATGTTTAAAAGTTTTGGTGTATTTGTATTTTACCGAGTTCTTTCACTATTAGTAGATTTATTCGTTATGTATGTCTTGATAGAGATTTTCTATATAAATGACCTTGTAACAAAAATAATAGCCAATATTATTGTTGTCATGTTTAATTATTTGACTAGTAAATGGTTTGTGTTTAAAGAAAGCTCTAGTAGTTCGTAA
- a CDS encoding acyltransferase family protein has protein sequence MSDLRIMEKRFRPELEGIRVVAAMLVAIYHIWIGSVSGGVDVFFIVSGYLITLSLLTKLERRGRVNYFEYILGLMKRLFPLVFVVLFFTTIFSFFIMPHVQYKQIISEIIASGLYFENWLLAHNAVDYLAQNNEASPLQHFWALSLQGQFYITWPLIIFFAYLLAKKVWKTPIRKTLLGVLITIFILSLCYSVYITKVNQPWAYFNTFARAWEFSLGGILALLLPYLKCNTYVSTCIGWIGLAIISFTGLLLPVSNVFPGYVALLPTAGVILVIVSAENNSIFGVARLLGSKFFQFFGSISYGFYLWHWPLLILYFNYTNSNQISFLHGLFIMLLAFGSSFLSIQLVEKPIRRMDVKGSKSKLYKVLPALMIPVFLLNVMWWVYSSTQTTQTVSAEEYTIEKYPGARAFSENITPDEDVDPIAIEPGNTTVLPAFYAEKDCYSDLEENVVSYCSYGVTDNPDYTIALVGGSHSGHWFPPLAEIAQNLNIQIDLYNKDGCRFTADDFDGAMSDTCMKWNEEVIEPLKDNPPDLLFTTANVNSGSTIPEGYLKQWEKFESVTTIFAIRDNPRMKEKIPLCLEEKSIEECSVPRKDVLSDSIPWENTDNIPGNVYFADLSDQFCDDDTCYPVIGNVVVYKDQHHITALYAKSMTNVLETYIREALGGK, from the coding sequence ATGTCAGATTTAAGAATAATGGAGAAGCGATTTCGGCCAGAATTAGAAGGGATCAGAGTAGTAGCTGCTATGCTGGTTGCGATTTATCATATATGGATTGGTTCCGTGTCGGGTGGAGTTGATGTATTTTTTATTGTTTCAGGTTATTTGATTACTCTTTCCTTACTGACGAAATTAGAAAGACGAGGAAGGGTAAACTATTTTGAATATATACTAGGCTTGATGAAGCGGTTATTTCCACTCGTATTTGTTGTTTTATTTTTTACTACTATTTTCTCTTTCTTCATAATGCCACACGTTCAGTACAAACAGATTATTTCAGAGATTATTGCATCTGGATTATATTTCGAAAATTGGTTATTAGCACATAATGCAGTCGATTATTTAGCACAAAATAATGAGGCAAGTCCATTACAACATTTTTGGGCATTATCTTTACAGGGGCAGTTTTATATTACTTGGCCTCTTATCATTTTCTTTGCTTATTTGTTAGCGAAAAAAGTATGGAAAACACCCATTCGAAAGACATTACTCGGTGTACTAATTACCATATTTATTTTATCGTTATGCTATTCTGTATATATTACCAAAGTGAACCAGCCGTGGGCATATTTCAATACGTTTGCCAGGGCCTGGGAGTTTAGTTTAGGGGGGATATTAGCTCTACTCTTGCCGTATTTGAAATGTAATACATATGTAAGTACATGTATTGGCTGGATTGGTTTGGCTATCATCTCATTTACAGGCCTTCTTTTACCAGTTTCGAATGTATTTCCTGGATATGTGGCGTTGTTACCGACTGCGGGGGTAATTCTGGTAATAGTATCAGCAGAAAATAACAGCATATTTGGTGTTGCCAGATTACTAGGTTCAAAATTCTTTCAGTTTTTTGGCAGTATTTCTTACGGCTTTTACCTTTGGCATTGGCCGTTATTGATCTTATATTTTAACTACACAAATTCTAATCAAATCTCTTTCCTTCATGGTTTGTTCATCATGCTTTTAGCATTTGGATCTTCATTTTTGTCTATTCAATTAGTGGAAAAACCTATTAGACGTATGGATGTAAAAGGTTCAAAATCAAAGTTATACAAAGTATTACCAGCTTTAATGATTCCAGTTTTTTTATTAAATGTTATGTGGTGGGTATATTCTTCGACGCAAACAACGCAAACGGTATCAGCCGAAGAGTACACTATAGAAAAATACCCAGGTGCACGAGCATTTAGTGAAAATATCACTCCAGACGAAGATGTGGATCCAATTGCAATTGAGCCAGGAAATACAACCGTACTGCCAGCTTTTTATGCAGAAAAAGATTGTTATTCTGATTTAGAAGAAAATGTGGTCAGTTATTGTTCTTATGGTGTGACAGATAATCCGGATTACACGATTGCATTAGTCGGAGGTTCTCATTCTGGCCATTGGTTTCCGCCTTTAGCTGAAATAGCCCAGAATCTGAATATTCAAATTGACTTGTACAATAAAGATGGCTGTCGTTTTACAGCAGATGATTTTGACGGAGCTATGTCAGATACTTGTATGAAGTGGAATGAAGAAGTGATTGAACCATTAAAAGACAATCCGCCAGATTTATTATTCACAACTGCAAATGTAAACAGTGGATCAACTATTCCAGAAGGATACTTGAAACAATGGGAGAAGTTTGAAAGTGTTACTACTATTTTTGCTATAAGAGATAATCCGAGAATGAAAGAAAAAATACCGTTATGTTTAGAAGAAAAAAGCATTGAAGAGTGTTCTGTTCCTCGTAAAGATGTGTTGTCAGACTCGATACCGTGGGAGAACACGGACAACATACCAGGTAATGTGTATTTTGCTGATTTATCGGACCAGTTTTGTGACGATGATACATGTTATCCAGTGATTGGTAATGTCGTTGTTTACAAAGATCAGCATCATATAACAGCACTATATGCAAAAAGCATGACAAATGTATTAGAGACTTATATAAGGGAAGCATTGGGTGGAAAATGA